Proteins from one Enoplosus armatus isolate fEnoArm2 chromosome 4, fEnoArm2.hap1, whole genome shotgun sequence genomic window:
- the anxa1a gene encoding annexin A1a: MAFIQAFLQQTVYMGMPDDSVLKNEGTVTAAPNFSPSGDAAVLDKAIKVKGVDENTIIEILVKRSNEQRQQIKQAYQQASGKPLETAMKSALKGDLEDVVLALLKTPAQYDAQQLKVAMKGLGTDEDTLIEILASRNNREILEIKKAYKEDYKKDLEDDIRSDTGGEFRAALLALCKAGRTEGVCEQLVDSDARALYEAGEGRKGKDCSAFIDILTSRSAPHLRKVFDRYSKYSKVDVAKAIDLEMKGDIESCLTAVVKCAGSRPVFFAEKLYLAMKGKGTRKHILTRIMVSRSEIDMKRIKDEYKKNYGNTLYQDILDDTKGDYEKILLALSGGEN; this comes from the exons ATGGCTTTCATCCAGGCCTTCTTGCAGCAGACCGTCTACATGGGCATGCCCGATGACTCA GTCCTAAAGAACGAGGGGACGGTGACTGCAGCCCCCAATTTCAGCCCCAGTGGAGATGCAGCAGTCTTGGACAAGGCCATCAAGGTGAAAG GTGTGGATGAAAACACCATAATTGAAATTCTGGTGAAAAGGAGCAACGAGCAGAGGCAGCAGATCAAGCAAGCTTACCAGCAGGCCAGTGGCAAG CCTCTGGAAACAGCAATGAAGAGCGCTCTGAAGGGAGATCTGGAGGATGTGGTGTTGGCTCTCCTGAAAACGCCGGCCCAGTACGACGCCCAGCAGCTGAAAGTGGCCATGaag GGCCTGGGCACAGACGAGGACACCCTGATAGAGATTCTGGCTTCCAGGAACAACAGAGAGATCCTGGAAATTAAGAAAGCCTACAAGGAAG ACTACAAGAAGGATCTGGAGGACGACATCAGGTCTGACACTGGAGGAGAGTTCAGGGCTGCCCTCCTTGCACTCTGCAAG GCCGGCAGGACTGAAGGAGTTTGTGAGCAGCTGGTTGACAGCGATGCCAGGGCTCTGTACGAGGccggggaggggaggaagggcaAAGACTGCTCCGCCTTCATCGACATCCTCACCAGCAGGAGTGCCCCTCATCTCCGTAAAG TATTTGACAGGTACTCAAAGTACAGCAAAGTGGACGTGGCCAAAGCTATCGACCTGGAGATGAAGGGAGATATTGAAAGTTGTCTCACAGCAGTAG TGAAGTGTGCGGGAAGCAGGCCTGTGTTCTTCGCTGAGAAGCTCTACTTGGCCATgaag GGTAAAGGGACCCGCAAACATATCCTGACGCGCATCATGGTGAGCCGCTCTGAAATCGACATGAAACGGATCAAGGATGAATACAAGAAAAACTACGGCAATACACTCTACCAGGATATTCTG gATGACACTAAAGGAGACTATGAGAAGATtctgctcgctctctctggGGGTGAAAACTAA
- the mfsd3 gene encoding major facilitator superfamily domain-containing protein 3, whose protein sequence is MNDKLVFLGLLYFVQGIPYGLQSSLLPVYLRGAGHSLTRIGFTKILYFPWVLKVLWAPLVDRVGTKRRWLVGTVSGLALTCLSSAALAPEAHIWGVAGTLLAMNSLASVQDIAVDGAAVGLLKGRGELGLGNTAQVVGYKAGSVFAGGGLLAVIDVAGWSWMFMLLTFVYAGVALFVWGAPVLDDETVRGQQADGSRRGGQGADAMRPWRVWRKLLAVPGTPWTVLYVLTYKLGEQGAVTMFPLFLLDHHMTARELGFWNGVIAMGFSICGSSLGGLLLAQFSIGALMRRVFVLRTISMVFQSSLLTVLEPSPLMKGMAVLSMSVQHFLGGLITTLTFTTMMHCTQRAEESIQATHYSFLATLEVLGKLTFSALAGGVVDWFGFQVAFLFFLTLSAGTALHVWTATFTGALREHQLKEQPK, encoded by the exons ATGAATGACAAACTAGTCTTCCTGGGCCTGCTGTACTTTGTCCAGGGCATCCCCTATGGTCTCCAGTCTTCTCTGCTTCCTGTATACCTGCGTGGAGCTGGTCACTCCCTCACTCGCATCGGCTTCACCAAGATCCTCTACTTCCCCTGGGTCCTCAAGGTGCTCTGGGCCCCTTTGGTGGACCGGGTCGGCACCAAGCGTCGCTGGCTGGTGGGGACAGTTTCTGGGCTGGCTCTGACATGCCTCTCCAGTGCTGCCCTGGCCCCAGAAGCACATATATGGGGAGTAGCAGGAACCCTGTTGGCCATGAACTCCTTGGCCTCTGTCCAGGATATTGCTGTTGACGGGGCAGCGGTGGGGTTGTTGAAAGGTCGTGGGGAGCTGGGGCTTGGCAACACAGCCCAAGTCGTGGGCTATAAAGCTGGATCGGTGTTTGCCGGAGGTGGGCTGCTGGCCGTGATTGACGTGGCTGGATGGAGCTGGATGTTTATGCTGCTGACGTTTGTGTATGCAGGCGTGGCTCTGTTTGTGTGGGGGGCCCCTGTGCTGGATGATGAGACTGTGAGGGGCCAGCAGGCAGATGGCAGCAGGAGGGGAGGGCAGGGAGCAGACGCTATGAGGCCATGGAGGGTGTGGAGGAAGCTGCTGGCGGTGCCCGGCACCCCTTGGACTGTCCTGTATGTGCTGACATACAAACTAG GTGAGCAGGGTGCAGTGACcatgtttcctcttttcctgtTGGATCATCACATGACTGCCAGGGAGCTCGGCTTCTGGAACGGCGTTATCGCCATGGGCTTCTCCATCTGTGGGTCGTCCCTGGGAGGCCTGCTGCTCGCTCAGTTCAG CATCGGGGCTCTGATGCGGCGGGTGTTTGTGTTGCGAACCATCAGCATGGTCTTCCAGAGCTCTCTGCTCACCGTACTGGAACCATCACCACTTATGAAAG GTATGGCCGTCCTGAGCATGAGTGTTCAACACTTCCTGGGCGGCCTCATCACCACGCTCACCTTCACTACCATGATGCATTGCACTCAGAGGGCAGAGGAAAGCATTCAG GCGACCCACTACAGTTTCCTGGCGACTCTAGAGGTGCTGGGGAAGCTGACGTTCAGCGCTCTGGCCGGAGGCGTGGTGGATTGGTTTGGTTTCCAAGTtgccttcctcttcttcctcaccctATCCGCCGGGACGGCACTGCATGTGTGGACGGCTACCTTCACTGGTGCTCTCAGGGAACACCAGCTCAAAGAGCAGCCCAAGTGA